A genomic stretch from Mesotoga infera includes:
- the gatA gene encoding Asp-tRNA(Asn)/Glu-tRNA(Gln) amidotransferase subunit GatA produces MTKNPLNLRLSEIISLEDTFEFYRERISKYNNELKAFLQVSSPSDDKRGGFPYALKDNILAVGTRTTCGSRMLENYESPYDATVTRRLDILGGKLLGKTNLDEFAMGSSTENSAFGPTRNPWDLERIPGGSSGGSAAAVAAGLSPFALGSDTGGSVRQPASMCGIVGFKPTYGLVSRYGLVAFASSLDQIGPMTRCSQDAADVMSMISGHDSYDSNTVRKEQSFDVSLRGYLKGLKLAVPSEMLNYPGLDSGVKERFLSIIEDLRRSGAEVEETSIPSVEYAVATYYLIAPAEASSNLARYEGIRFGPRVPSEDYESLTNKNRDIGFGKEVKRRILLGTFTLSATYYDAYYRKALKTRSVMAGELNRVLDEYDFILNPSSPVIAPKIGEITDPLTYYLMDIYTIPANVAGLPSISLPAGLVDGMPVGVLLTGRRFSDVSLLDAAKGIEDLSPSYRSGLAILPERWTE; encoded by the coding sequence GTGACAAAGAATCCCCTGAATCTTAGACTCTCAGAAATCATATCTCTTGAAGACACTTTCGAGTTCTACAGAGAGAGAATAAGCAAGTACAACAATGAACTCAAGGCATTCCTTCAGGTAAGCAGCCCGTCAGACGATAAGAGAGGTGGTTTCCCGTATGCCCTGAAGGACAACATCCTGGCTGTGGGGACCAGAACAACCTGCGGAAGCAGAATGCTAGAGAATTACGAATCTCCATACGATGCAACGGTGACGCGAAGGCTCGACATTCTGGGAGGAAAGCTTCTCGGAAAGACAAATTTGGACGAATTCGCCATGGGGTCCTCCACAGAGAATTCTGCCTTCGGGCCTACGAGAAATCCCTGGGATCTTGAACGCATTCCGGGAGGAAGCAGCGGCGGAAGCGCAGCCGCAGTGGCCGCGGGGCTTTCTCCGTTCGCTCTCGGCAGTGACACGGGCGGTTCTGTAAGACAGCCGGCTTCCATGTGCGGTATTGTCGGCTTCAAACCAACATACGGACTCGTATCGAGATATGGGCTAGTCGCGTTTGCCTCTTCGCTGGATCAGATCGGACCAATGACTCGCTGCTCCCAAGACGCCGCAGATGTTATGTCTATGATATCGGGACATGATAGTTATGACTCAAATACAGTCAGAAAAGAGCAATCTTTTGATGTGTCTCTTAGGGGATATCTCAAGGGGCTGAAACTTGCCGTTCCTTCTGAAATGCTTAATTATCCAGGCCTTGATTCCGGAGTGAAGGAGAGATTCCTTTCAATAATCGAAGATCTAAGGCGTTCAGGAGCAGAGGTAGAAGAGACTTCCATCCCTTCGGTCGAGTACGCTGTGGCAACTTACTATCTAATTGCGCCCGCCGAGGCCAGTTCGAATCTCGCTCGCTACGAAGGGATAAGATTCGGACCGAGAGTGCCATCGGAAGACTATGAAAGCCTCACAAACAAGAATAGGGATATAGGTTTTGGGAAGGAAGTGAAGAGAAGAATCCTTCTTGGAACTTTCACCCTGAGTGCGACTTATTATGACGCCTATTATAGAAAAGCTTTGAAAACGAGAAGCGTCATGGCCGGCGAACTGAATAGAGTATTAGATGAATACGATTTCATCTTGAATCCCTCTTCTCCGGTGATTGCACCGAAAATCGGAGAGATTACCGATCCACTGACATATTATTTGATGGATATTTACACGATACCAGCGAATGTTGCGGGGCTCCCGTCGATCTCTTTGCCTGCAGGACTCGTTGATGGAATGCCTGTCGGCGTGCTTCTTACTGGCAGAAGGTTCAGTGACGTCTCTCTTCTAGACGCAGCAAAGGGAATCGAGGATCTCTCTCCATCTTACAGAAGCGGGCTGGCCATACTCCCGGAAAGGTGGACTGAGTAA
- the gatB gene encoding Asp-tRNA(Asn)/Glu-tRNA(Gln) amidotransferase subunit GatB: MNKTVIGLEIHAQLRTDTKAFCSCRADVFDLEPNTAICPVCTGQPGALPVLNKKVVEFAIMAGLAMNCTINKRSVFDRKNYFYPDLPKGYQITQYFFPIAENGYLYLEDGDEKRKIRIRRIHIEEDAGKMIHQGTDSITGSSGSYVDLNRCGVPLIEIVTEPDLRSPAEARVFMELLRDTVRALGVCSGDMEKGALRCDANISIVDEAGRSSNRVEVKNINSFKFVEKALEFEQERISRTLSSGDDVVKETRSWSFSSKETISMRSKEEENDYRYFPEPDLPKLIVSDDLIKRIAGNLPELPWEKIERFIRQYSLPRYDATVLSSDGNIASYFEEVAQTTHKPKESSNWIMGELMRLMNEKELSVEEVKVNPEHFKELFELIDEGKISNKIAKDIFPFIVEGRKSPMEIVKEKGLEQIDDDRVIEDALRKAMTDNPSAVEQFRDGKEGVLGYFVGAVMKATRGKANPMKVNEIARRMLKG, encoded by the coding sequence ATGAACAAGACTGTTATCGGACTTGAAATACACGCTCAACTCAGAACTGATACAAAGGCCTTCTGCAGCTGTAGGGCCGATGTCTTTGATCTTGAACCCAACACGGCGATCTGCCCGGTCTGCACTGGCCAGCCAGGCGCCCTGCCCGTTCTCAACAAGAAGGTGGTCGAGTTTGCCATCATGGCCGGCTTGGCAATGAACTGCACTATAAACAAACGGTCGGTCTTTGACAGAAAGAACTACTTCTATCCCGATCTGCCCAAGGGTTATCAGATAACTCAGTACTTCTTTCCCATTGCCGAAAACGGCTACTTATATCTCGAGGACGGAGACGAAAAGAGAAAGATCAGGATTCGCAGAATACATATCGAAGAGGACGCTGGAAAGATGATTCACCAAGGAACCGATTCTATTACCGGCTCATCTGGTAGCTATGTTGACCTCAATAGATGCGGAGTTCCGCTCATCGAAATCGTAACCGAGCCCGATCTTCGCAGCCCTGCCGAAGCCCGCGTCTTCATGGAGCTGCTTAGAGACACCGTCAGAGCGCTGGGAGTCTGTTCTGGAGACATGGAGAAAGGTGCCCTGCGATGTGACGCGAATATCTCGATAGTAGATGAAGCAGGGAGAAGTTCGAACAGGGTCGAGGTGAAGAACATCAATTCCTTCAAGTTTGTCGAAAAGGCTCTGGAATTCGAACAGGAGAGAATTTCAAGAACCCTTTCATCCGGAGACGATGTGGTTAAGGAGACGAGATCGTGGAGCTTCTCATCCAAAGAAACGATTTCTATGAGATCAAAGGAAGAGGAGAACGACTACCGTTACTTCCCGGAACCGGACCTTCCGAAACTGATTGTCAGTGACGATCTTATAAAAAGAATTGCGGGGAATCTCCCAGAACTCCCATGGGAAAAGATAGAGAGATTCATTAGGCAGTACTCGCTTCCCCGCTACGATGCGACAGTTCTTTCTTCAGACGGCAACATAGCTTCTTACTTTGAAGAAGTTGCACAGACCACTCACAAACCTAAGGAGAGCTCAAACTGGATCATGGGTGAATTAATGAGACTTATGAATGAAAAGGAGCTTTCAGTCGAAGAAGTGAAGGTAAACCCCGAGCATTTCAAGGAGCTTTTCGAGCTTATCGACGAAGGAAAGATATCGAACAAGATTGCGAAAGATATCTTTCCGTTCATTGTAGAGGGAAGGAAATCACCTATGGAGATAGTCAAAGAGAAGGGGCTTGAACAGATAGACGATGACAGAGTAATCGAGGATGCTTTACGCAAGGCTATGACCGATAACCCATCTGCCGTTGAGCAGTTCAGAGACGGGAAGGAGGGCGTTCTTGGATATTTTGTAGGAGCAGTTATGAAGGCTACAAGAGGAAAGGCGAATCCAATGAAAGTGAATGAGATCGCAAGGAGGATGCTTAAGGGTTGA
- the hemW gene encoding radical SAM family heme chaperone HemW, with amino-acid sequence MGMGVYVHIPFCARKCSYCDFCTVQYDSELVDEYHRSLKREIEMYSISDTVETLYFGGGSPSLYPVELLNDLLMHLNSSLKMEIEEATIEANPWELERERLQEWRKLGFSRVSVGVQSSEKSILDICNRPAPSDLIERLVMCREMFDNLNLDFILGLPGDTEGNVRANLELISAIGPDHVSYYVFDSDHETELMGRVHDAIIEMPDPEILEGLHDLLLESLGKMGYKRYEISSWSTDNRECLHNLKYWRNEEYLGFGLSAGGHFDEKRYVNTDDLRSYEELIGRNLKPVREFSHNTTIQELFETLFMGLRLTEGVDLSRKRYPEELLGLLISKIRLYLGEYISPDSKVVVLNETGMDVSRSIFQKLLDIKEEIEIAFST; translated from the coding sequence ATGGGTATGGGTGTATATGTGCATATCCCGTTTTGTGCCAGAAAATGTTCATACTGCGACTTCTGTACAGTTCAGTATGATTCTGAGCTCGTGGACGAATATCATCGTTCTTTGAAAAGGGAGATCGAGATGTATTCGATCTCAGATACAGTCGAAACACTCTACTTCGGAGGTGGCTCCCCGTCTCTATATCCGGTTGAACTGCTGAATGATTTGCTAATGCATCTCAACAGTTCGCTGAAAATGGAGATAGAAGAGGCTACTATAGAGGCCAATCCGTGGGAACTTGAAAGAGAACGTCTTCAAGAATGGAGAAAGTTGGGCTTTAGCAGAGTATCGGTTGGCGTCCAGTCGTCTGAGAAGAGCATTCTCGATATCTGCAATAGGCCCGCACCTTCCGATCTGATAGAGAGATTAGTAATGTGCAGAGAGATGTTTGACAACTTGAATCTCGATTTCATTTTAGGTCTTCCTGGAGATACAGAGGGCAACGTGAGAGCGAATCTCGAGCTAATTAGCGCCATCGGGCCGGACCATGTTTCATATTATGTCTTTGATTCCGATCACGAAACTGAATTGATGGGTCGGGTGCATGATGCTATCATTGAAATGCCCGACCCTGAAATACTGGAAGGGCTTCACGATTTGCTTCTTGAATCACTGGGGAAAATGGGCTACAAGAGATATGAGATCTCTTCGTGGTCAACGGATAATAGAGAGTGCCTTCATAATCTCAAGTACTGGCGCAATGAGGAGTACCTGGGTTTTGGACTTTCGGCGGGCGGCCACTTTGACGAGAAGAGATATGTCAATACGGACGACCTGCGTAGTTATGAAGAACTGATTGGACGTAATCTGAAACCTGTCAGAGAATTTAGCCACAATACTACTATTCAGGAATTGTTTGAGACTCTTTTCATGGGGCTCAGATTGACTGAAGGGGTTGATTTGTCTCGCAAGAGATATCCCGAAGAGCTCCTCGGTCTCTTGATTTCAAAAATAAGACTCTACCTGGGAGAGTATATTTCACCCGACAGCAAAGTTGTAGTATTGAACGAGACCGGGATGGACGTTTCAAGAAGTATTTTTCAGAAGCTCTTAGACATTAAGGAGGAGATTGAAATTGCTTTCTCCACATGA
- a CDS encoding Rubrerythrin, which produces MLSPHEALEIALRVENEGADFYKNLAESTNSEKQGSVFRFLSSQERRHSETFRTLLKRFDEEAAELVNWDDARAYLEDLTKGAVFPVRLHDAMNSSDYDEAIAMAIEVEKKSIAFYMSLVHYVKAETADALGKILAEEEKH; this is translated from the coding sequence TTGCTTTCTCCACATGAGGCGCTCGAGATTGCATTGAGAGTCGAAAATGAAGGAGCAGACTTCTACAAGAACCTGGCCGAGAGCACCAATAGTGAAAAACAAGGCTCGGTCTTTCGTTTTCTTTCCTCTCAGGAGAGAAGACATTCAGAGACCTTCCGAACTCTGCTGAAGAGATTCGATGAAGAGGCCGCCGAACTCGTGAACTGGGACGACGCAAGGGCATATCTGGAGGACTTGACTAAGGGAGCTGTTTTTCCCGTCAGACTGCACGATGCAATGAACAGTTCCGATTATGACGAGGCTATTGCCATGGCAATAGAAGTTGAGAAGAAGAGCATAGCTTTCTATATGAGTCTAGTGCACTACGTGAAGGCCGAGACTGCCGATGCCCTCGGAAAGATCCTCGCTGAAGAGGAAAAACACA